A single genomic interval of Helianthus annuus cultivar XRQ/B chromosome 13, HanXRQr2.0-SUNRISE, whole genome shotgun sequence harbors:
- the LOC110897924 gene encoding monocopper oxidase-like protein SKU5, with translation MAASSSSSFLFCLLFIYIATFTFAEDPTVSYKFELSYITASPLGVPQQVIAINGKFPGPTINSTTNNNVVVNVRNKLDEEVLITWAGVQQKRSSWQDGVLGTNCPIPPKWNWTYNFQVKDQIGSYFYFPSLKFQRASGGFGGFVINPRSVIPTPFDNPAGDITVLIGDWYIRNHTDLRNTLDAGRALGMPDGVLINGKGPYRYNDTLVPDGIDHETINVEPGKTYRIRVSNVGVSTSLNFRIQNHNLLLAETEGSYTVQQNYTSLDIHVGQTYSFLVTMDQNASSDYYIVASARFVNESTWQRVTGVGILHYSNSKGKASGPLPDPPQDQYDNTFSMNQARSIRWNVSASGARPNPQGSFKYGSINVTEVYVIRNTPWVTIDGKKRATLSGISFVNPATPIRLADQYKLKGVYKLDFPTEPLTGPPKMETSVINGTYRGFMEVIFQNNETKMHSYHIDGYAFFVVGMGYGEWTNDSRGTYNKWDGIARTTTQVYPGAWTAVLISLDNVGVWNLRTENLDSWYLGQETYIRIVNPEKNNKTELPMPDNALFCGALSRLQKPQDTSPATTIRFSGGVYGWLMMMLIFMSGLLI, from the exons ATGGctgcttcttcttcttcaagctttctctTTTGTCTCCTATTCATCTACATTGCCACCTTCACTTTTGCTGAAGATCCCACCGTTTCTTACAAATTTGAACTTTCTTACATTACCGCTTCACCTCTTGGTGTCCCCCAACAG GTTATCGCTATCAATGGGAAATTTCCGGGCCCTACGATTAATTCGACTACTAACAACAATGTTGTTGTGAATGTGAGGAACAAATTAGATGAAGAGGTCCTCATTACTTG GGCTGGTGTACAGCAAAAGAGGAGCTCTTGGCAAGACGGTGTTCTTGGCACTAATTGTCCGATTCCGCCAAAGTGGAACTGGACTTATAACTTTCAAGTTAAGGATCAAATCGGCAGCTACTTTTACTTCCCTTCGCTCAAATTTCAAAGAGCGTCGGGTGGGTTTGGTGGCTTTGTTATCAACCCGAGGTCTGTTATTCCGACCCCCTTTGACAATCCCGCTGGGGATATTACGGTTTTGATTGGTGATTGGTACATAAGAAACCACACT GATTTAAGAAACACCCTTGATGCTGGCAGAGCTCTTGGAATGCCTGACGGTGTTCTTATAAACGGAAAAGGTCCTTACAGATATAACGATACTCTTGTCCCCGACGGCATTGATCATGAAACTATTAATGTCGAACCAG GCAAAACTTACCGGATCCGTGTAAGTAATGTTGGTGTATCGACTAGTTTGAACTTCAGAATTCAAAACCATAACTTACTTTTAGCTGAAACCGAGGGCTCATACACAGTGCAGCAAAACTATACTAGTTTAGATATACATGTTGGACAAACGTATTCATTCTTAGTTACTATGGATCAAAACGCAAGTAGCGATTACTATATTGTTGCTAGTGCTAGATTCGTAAATGAATCCACCTGGCAAAGAGTTACTGGTGTCGGGATCTTGCACTACTCCAACTCTAAAGGAAAAGCGTCGGGTCCCCTTCCCGATCCTCCTCAAGACCAGTACGATAACACTTTCTCAATGAACCAAGCTCGATCCATCAG GTGGAACGTGTCGGCTAGTGGGGCCCGCCCGAATCCACAGGGTTCCTTTAAATACGGTTCTATAAACGTAACCGAGGTGTACGTAATAAGAAACACGCCTTGGGTGACGATTGACGGAAAAAAAAGAGCTACCCTTAGCGGGATCTCATTTGTGAATCCTGCAACACCAATTAGGCTTGCCGATCAGTACAAACTTAAAGGAGTGTATAAGCTCGATTTTCCTACCGAGCCCCTAACGGGCCCACCTAAGATGGAAACATCTGTTATTAATGGAACTTATAGAGGATTTATGGAAGTTATATTCCAAAATAACGAGACCAAAATGCATAGTTATCATATTGACGGATACGCCTTTTTTGTAGTCGG AATGGGTTATGGCGAGTGGACGAATGATAGCAGAGGAACTTACAATAAATGGGACGGTATTGCTCGCACTACCACACAG GTTTATCCTGGAGCATGGACAGCAGTATTGATATCTCTAGACAACGTAGGAGTATGGAATTTGAGAACCGAAAATCTCGACTCTTGGTATCTTGGTCAAGAAACTTATATCAGAATTGTTAATCCCGAGAAAAATAACAAAACCGAGTTGCCAATGCCCGATAACGCTCTTTTCTGTGGGGCTCTTAGTCGTTTGCAAAA GCCACAAGATACTTCTCCGGCGACAACTATTAGATTCTCTGGTGGCGTCTATGGAtggttgatgatgatgttgatattCATGAGTGGTCTATTGATCTGA